From Erinaceus europaeus chromosome 9, mEriEur2.1, whole genome shotgun sequence, one genomic window encodes:
- the S100B gene encoding protein S100-B isoform X2, with product MSEMEKAVVALIDVFHQYSSREGDKHKLKKSELKELINTELSHFLEIKEQEAVDKVMDILDQDGDGECDFQEFVAFVAMVTTACHEFFE from the exons ATGTCTGAGATGGAGAAGGCTGTGGTGGCCCTGATTGATGTCTTCCATCAGTATTCCAGCAGGGAGGGTGACAAGCACAAGCTCAAGAAATCTGAGCTCAAGGAGCTTATCAATACAGAGCTCTCCCACTTCCTGGAG ATCAAGGAACAGGAGGCTGTGGACAAGGTCATGGACATTTTGGACCAGGACGGAGATGGGGAGTGTGACTTCCAGGAATTTGTAGCCTTTGTTGCTATGGTCACCACCGCCTGCCATGAGTTCTTTGAGTGA
- the S100B gene encoding protein S100-B isoform X1 encodes MSEMEKAVVALIDVFHQYSSREGDKHKLKKSELKELINTELSHFLEEIKEQEAVDKVMDILDQDGDGECDFQEFVAFVAMVTTACHEFFE; translated from the exons ATGTCTGAGATGGAGAAGGCTGTGGTGGCCCTGATTGATGTCTTCCATCAGTATTCCAGCAGGGAGGGTGACAAGCACAAGCTCAAGAAATCTGAGCTCAAGGAGCTTATCAATACAGAGCTCTCCCACTTCCTGGAG gaGATCAAGGAACAGGAGGCTGTGGACAAGGTCATGGACATTTTGGACCAGGACGGAGATGGGGAGTGTGACTTCCAGGAATTTGTAGCCTTTGTTGCTATGGTCACCACCGCCTGCCATGAGTTCTTTGAGTGA